The genomic DNA TTATCTGTGTTCTCAGGAGTTTGAACATTGGCTTTATCGAAACCCAAAGATAATGGACAATGTGTTTGGCTGGCAATGCCCAAGTCCAGAGGGTAAGTTTCAAGGTTTTATTGAAATATAGCAGATTTTAATGACCAATTTAATAATCTTTTGATGTGACATCGATAGAGCCTGGTAACCCTGAATCATTCTTAGTCATCTTCCACAGCATGGGTGGttgaccctttgacccttaagagtgactggcatctaatttctccttacaatatcacccctgaattaccCCAAgattatggagaaaatgcatactgatgttagggtgtgaagggttaataTGGGCAGCATATCAATGTCAAGTGAGATGGGTTGAGTAAAAGAGAGAGAGGGCAGAGTCTAAGACTTCCCTTTCTCATCACTCCTTCCTCCCTCATCAGACTCTTATATAATACCAGTACATGTTAGGTAGCTGATTGGGATTGTATCTAGTCCATCATCCCCAACTAGGAACATAATTAGCTTGAAATTTCCATATGAAATGACCATTGGCACCTAAGGACCCTCTCCCCTTCAGCTATGCTTATTTATGGACAGGTGGATGAAGTCATGTGGGATAAAAGTGAGAGTTATTGAATTTGTGGATCAATGTCATTATCTCAAaaactgtgcacctacccctcccctaacccaataacAGTCACCTGATAACAAGctagggttaatgttggattaggggaggagtaggtgtgcAGGTGCTCAGTTACTGACATTGATCTAAATTTGTTTTCCAGAAGGTCAGTGGATGAATGAAAGCTCACCAGAAGCAAGTCCTACTAAAACAAAGTTTACTAGCATATTGTCTGATGAATCTGTTCAGAGTGTGGAAATTCAGGGTGTACCATCTGAGCAGAGTGACAACCGTACCCTAAGTGACTTATTTTCTTCAAACACCAGCACTAGTGGTGATGCAGAAGGACACAGCTTCTTTGATTCTCTTGTTGCCCCAGCTGCTTCTGACCCATTTTCACAAATAGGGGGACAAACTTTTCCACCATCAGTTGTATTCTCAGAGCCAATTCATCAACCTTCTGAAAAACAATCAGCACCTGAACCAGCTCAAGGGGATTTGGGTTTTAAGGTGGTGAACAATCAGGACACAATACAACAAGACTCAGAACAGTGGCCTCCGTTCCAAGGGGCTGAAACGCCCATGCCACCTGTTGCCCCAATTCTCAGTCAAACTTCAGTGGCCCATGATGATCCTCTAAATGCCATGCAAAACCAGGAATCATCCAATCTCAAACTTGAAATTACTAAGGAACAAAAGCTTCCTTCAGCACCACCTACCCCTGAAGGAGAGTGGGTGAGAAGCAAACAAACTGAAGCTGAGAGAAGATCCTCAGCATGGATAGCAACACCCCAGACTAATCAGTTTCTGGTCACCATTGGATCAGGTATGCTGAACCCTGCAGATGTGGATCAACAGTTCTTAACATCTCCTGGATTGGTTATTGAAGGTCCACAGGtaggtttttgttttgatggaGTGTTTCTTTATCATTATGTGATTTAGTTAAATGACAATTTACTGAAATTTATGCCCACAACTTTAGCATGTCCCTTCTGATCATCAGTCACAAGTGAAGGTAAAGGTGGAATATTGCAATTCATTTCAGCTGAACCTTAGAGTTCATATGTAGTTTTATAGCTGTTGCTTCTAGCAGTCCTGAGCAGTTTTGTAGAGTTTGTCTCTAGGCACTTCCCCCATCCTAAGGCACCCCCTTTTTATCTTCTACCTATCTAAGCATTGTCAATGGGTGCTTGGAATAGGGGCTTGCGGCTGGGTTCTTGGGATTTTCCAGTCATGGAGGCAGTTTTCTTCTTGGGGGCTGGCTGGAGACAGTGGAAGCTCTTGGATACCTCAAGCACccactttccttttaagcaagGCAGCTTTTAATGGCCCATACTCATAAAGCTTAAATCATATTTACTTTTTAGGTGGACCCTGTGAAGGAGCTGATGTCAAAGTTTATGGGTGAACAGGATGCAGAAAATAGAAAGACATTGAGTGTTGACAGTGTTCCATTGGATGAGTCTGGGCTCAGAGAATTACTGGTGGGTGAAAGAAACCCATCTGCAAGAGTTCACAACTTTTGCATCCAGAACCTGCATATCATCCAAATTTTGGTATACACCGAGTTGGTATACACTCATAAAGTGTTTGTAGCAACTTATTCATACCAGAGGGCTTAGCTGGAGTTTGTTGTCAAGTTAGATAGTTGATCCTGGTCAGTAATTATAAGATAACTCTAGCTGCATAAGTCAGTTGCCAAGTGTCAGTTCTCTGCTAAGCAAGTTGAACTACCTTTCATTGTCTTTCCTAGTACCCTTTTTTGATTGTAAAGTAGATATTGTTGAATTTGTGTCATGATCCCAATCCCCTTTCAGAGACAACAGTGCTGGCGAGCAGCTCTTGAATTTACCACCAGGTTCTTGACAGCACATGGCCAGGGTGTGGGACAGAAGGGTCAGAGAGCTTTACACACTCACAAGACCTTACAGGTATAGACTAGGAGTAATGTTTATGGGAATGAATCACCTCCCATTTTGCACATTCTCCTTCTACCCCTTAGGGAAAGCCTGtaggaaaattacaaaattcttgaataaaAATAGTGGCAAACAGATGCTAAGAAGTTACCCCTCTTCCTTTTGTTTCTCCTGTTTTTTCCCTTGAATTCCCTTTATCTAACTCAATATATATCTGCTTTGCAATAATGGCAGTGatgatattgatgataatgatgataatgatatgAGTAAGATGCACCAAACACCAtgtaatgaaattaaaattttgtatcAGATGTTGATTAAGTCCCATGCATCATTTCTTGAATGGTTTTGTATGTTCCCCTCTCCTGTCAGTTGTCATCTTTTCTTGTccattgatattttcaaaagaagGGAATTTAATTCATGGAATAATGTTTTTCTATGAGTTTGGTGAATGAGGGGatgtggggggggggtggttaGTTTGTGGTCTCACTGATGAGCTGGTCTTCTTGTCATCTACCTACAGGTTTGGTTTTGTAGAATAGCTCTTATGTTCAAGCTACAGATGTTTAGTACTGCTGAGGTTGAATTAGAAGCCTTTGGAAGTTTTAATCAGCCTGACCTGTTTTATGAGTTTTACCCTGATACATATCCTGGAAGAAAAGGTATGTGTCTCAGTGATACCTTTTCATGAGTTTCACACGTTTTTCAGGAGGTGAGGTAAGGTTCTCAGCTACACTGTATGCAGGACCTCTCGTTTGCAGAGCTTTAGAGCTGACTTCTGTGCAAAGCGAGATGTTTACcctcttccttttttcgttttcaggGTCTATGGTACCATTTTCCTTGCGGGTTTTGCATGCAGAACTACCTCAGTATATGGGCCGACCAAAGGATGCCCTAGACAACCTGTATGAGCTGCAAAGGAAATGCAGTAGGATTCAGAAAAACTTGCAGGACAATCTGACCGAGGATGGTGGCCAGGGAGAGATGACACCCGAGAACAGATTGGGTAAAGTAAATCCCACATCCCATGAAATAGAAATGTTCAATCTAGAGTTAAAAGCTGGGTATCAAAAGCTGAGTATCGAAAGCTGAATATCGAAAGCTGAGTATCGAAAGCTGAGTATCGAAAGCTGAGTATCGAAAGCTGAGTATCGAaaactgagtgtcgaaagtgaTACGGGATAactaatttggttttacttCACTGCGCCTTTGCTCTTTAATTAAtctagaaaacttgcaccaGCCTCTCAACTAATTGGATGCAAAACTGAGAGGGAAAAATCGCAACTTTGTTTGTTGTGTTTTCCTGCCCTCTAAGCCATTAATTTAAAACCCTTTCCGCTCACATTAgcatttatattctccatacagctCTCCCCATATTCCTAAGGTGTTGAAAAGGAGAACATGTCTAACATGTaggagcttctttggttggtgatcatttcctatattctcatgacctttacatttgatttaagggtgaaactgtaaggagagattagaaGCCAAACACTtaaggggtttaagggttaagttcTCGTTGGCTCCTTGTATCAACCACCTCTGCGCAGAAGCGCCTATGTAGTTACTTTGGTTTCGTTATTACTACGCGTAATGTAAAAGCGCCCAATAACAGAAACAAGTCATTTAGTAATTTTGTGAGTTCGATTTTTTCAGCTGCTATTGAATTGTGGATCACCAGAGAGGTGCGCGTTCTTTATTCGATAGGAAACTGTTTTCTTGGCATGAAGGTAAGATGAGCtaaatttctcttttgtatCTTTTGTTGAGGAGAAATAATTCATATCGAGTAGcccctttttttaaatcttagcCTCTCTCATTTtccgcgctttaggcagtttgctgGTTTTAACTTTAAGCTTTTATTGgctgcttgtttttttttccctttgctttGATTGGTTCTTGTGATTCCAAAGGTTTCGGTTTTGCAGCACTCATTCGAGATGCCTCCAGGGTTGATCGTGGGACAGCTAAgaaagaagaagacaaaaaaacagagCTAGCTATGtatttacaatattttaaaaCCGGCAGGATTACAGTTTAGCTGTGACAGTGTTCAAGTCTATTATGGATAAAGATCCTTCATGTGAATTCAACTTGTTATCTGGGATAGGAAGAATCTACTTACAGGTAAGCCATGTGAAGTTTCtatctatttttctttcatatttaagGCTGTAACCTTAGACTCATTTCAGTAGAGTATTTGAACCGCGGGAAAACGTTGGCGACCGCGTCGCCACCGTTAAAAGTTTTTCATCCGATTGGCTGAGAGGGTGCACTGGTTTACTTAACCAATTACCGAGTGTCTATGAAATAAAACCTAAGTAGTACCAGCCTATTAGATCAATGAGAAATACCACAAGTAGCCAATGAGAAAAAGGCGGGATAGTCTGTAGACTTAAccgcgggaaaacgtgagtgaCGAAGTCGCTGCCAGGTATTTTCACTCGATTGGATGAGATGATCCGCGAGTTTCTTGAGCGATCACAGAATgtattgaaacaaaacttgagaAATTCTTTTTAATCTCGAAACTTTTGGATGTTACCTTATATGATGTTTGTTTACAGCTTGGAGACTTGGAAACGGCACAGAGTTATTTCAAGCAGGTGGAATCAAAAGCAACTGGTGACCCAAACTCACTTAGCAGTGTAGTCATGAATAAGTAGGTGCTCACTTTGGATTTTTTTTGGTACTAGTTTAATTCTGGTCTCCCTTCGTTTCTCGCTCCGTCGGGAAGTCCTGCTTGTGAATGATACTTTTGTGCTGTGTCGACGGGAAAAGTTGATTTTCAACCAGAGTTTGATAGGTGTAGGTGATCCGCGTTAGTAAAGTTTAGAATGGTGAAGTTGCATAGACGACTCGATCATTAACTTTTTGCTCTCGGTACtgttttttataaatttcttatgctgcttacaaggagaatttgtccaacaatcaaggGATTCTTAAgtttgcgatcatttcctttcattctcatgaccataacCACCCACAATAACTCTgttgggagaaataagatgcttacccttggagaaaaaaagagtCAAGACACAGaacaaacaaagaagatgaGAACTTTCGAGGAAAAAAACGGTTTAATTCCAAGCGTTGAATGCACAAACACAGTTAATTCCTTCCAAAGTGGGAGAGGTTAGTGTTGCTGTCTCAAAGCTCTTCTTTTTCCCGAACAGAGGCTTGCTTGCGTTATCTGCAGGATCATACGATGAAGCTCACAGACATTTTGTAGCTGCTACTAAACTAGATCCATATAGTTCTGTGGTAAGTGTTCGTATGAACTTTTAGAAACTACTAGAGCGAATTTCATTTCGGCCTCAGTCTTTTGCATCCTCTTCCAGTCTCGCATTTCAGTCTTAGATTTTTATTGTCTTGGTTTTAAATATTACtgtagttttctttttaaccTTGAGattattttggttattttcttttcttttgtgcGCAGGCTATCAACAATGTAGCTGTTTGTTTGCTATTTCTTGGCAAACTTAAAGAGGCAAGTCTGACATACCATTTAGTTTATTACCTTCTAAAAACACATCGCTATagtgcgttttaaaactgtgaTGTTTCTATGTTTTCTTAAACGATGGCTTTCATTCGCTGTTATTTCCTTGAATCCATTGTaacttgataaaaatgattttgtaatcAACCTTCAGTCGCCGAACGAAACGTGCACGGTTGCTCCCgttttgaaacaagaaatgCATGATTTTTCCGATTCTAATTTGTTGATGCCACCTGAAAGTTTTCAATCTGTTCAAATGAGAGCACGCTAAAAGCAACGAGCGTGGTTGCGACATTTGATCAGACAACGCCATGCACCCACTTTCCCTAAGTTGCAATGTTGCCACAGAATCAGTTTTAATAAATATTCACAGTTGGGTGAAGAGCTAGACAAAACGGCAGCCATCTACAAACGCAAGAAAGGCGAGAGCTCGACCAATAATCGAcctaaatttttctcttgattGACTGGGAAAATGATGatgtttattttgattgttaGAAGAGCTCAAAAGTGAATCCAATCACAAAACTCAGAAAGTTATGCAAAGAGGTGTTTTCCTGTAACTGAAGATAGTTCAATCCTTTTTTATTCTATGGTTGTCTTTTTCAGGCGCTTTCTTTACTGGAGAGGATCATCTGGAAAGACCCTAAAACAAATCTTCAGGAAGGGCTACTCTTTAACCTCTGTGCCATTTACGAACTTGAATCATCCCACAGCATGCAGAAGAAGCAAAAACTTCTAGAACTGGTTGCCAAACATCGAGGAGATGGGTTTAATACCTCCTTCCTGAAGATAGCTTGACACTTGCACTACTCTTAACTCCGAAACACCTTCGTTGCCCTTTCGGAACACATCGGGATCAGATCGGCGAGAAACTACAAACATTCTCGAAACTGTTGTTGCACTTGAAATTATGTTTAGTTACTCAACAATGGGAATGAATAAGCTAAGAAAGTATTACGGACCCTGAACGCCGACTACGATTAAACCTCTCTCACTCATTTCAGTGGTGCTCTCAACTGCtatttcgtttttctttcgatattAACTTGAGGCAGGCCTGCGGTCAGCGGAGACGAGCGAAAAAGCGAGCGCACGCACCAGTTTCCCACACAACTTTACGACTAACCGCTGTTAGTCTATCGCCCACCCCATCAGTGCAAGAGCGACTACCTCTCCCTCCATTGACTAAGGGCCTGGAACAAGCTACTCTGATATCAAAGATGGGTTTTTTTGTCGCCGTCCGTTAATTTTTTATTCGCCAGTTTGTTCTAAATCGGAAGCGAATGATAGTCTTGTAAAACAGTTACGGATCTTAAAAAAGCCGCTTTATGTTAACAAGAGTTAATCACCCAATCCAATTAATCTTCTTTTAGCACATGGTATTTTACCACGGACATTTTCAGAATATCGCGTTAATCAAAGTGGAATCGGTGGACAAAACTTGTATTTTGAGAGAGTTAATTGATAAGTAACATagtattaaaatttaaaattccacTCTAATCAAGGCGAGGACTAGGTTAATCGCGTTTGACTCAAAGCGCAAAGGGCGGAAAAGATTATAATAACCTTGAGTGTGGGGAAACATGAAACGTGTGCCATGTGCGTGGGAACATGTATGTGACCTTTTCAGAATGCAGGGGAAAAAACAAGCTAGTTGCTAAAGGGAGATTTTGTGACAGTTCCATTCttgtttgacaaacaaaacGCCATCCCAATATTAAGACATTTCCGTCccatttcattctttcactaccaagatctcatcagtaattctccccACTCTTTAACATATAATTTTTGTGATGTTGattcggagaatttggcattggatcaactaaactcctttgaattatattttgctttatcctcatcactcgtctgcttgatatcatattgatgtagtaaggagaaattgtgtcGTGGTCACTCAAGGAGTTTAAGGGTTGCGAAATTTTCGTTCGATTTACGTCGGATGGTTCCCTCTGACTTCGGAGAGTTGCCCCAGACTTTTGCCGGTCCTGTTCGATTTTCTTCAAAGCTGTCAAAATTTCTAACTGATTTTAGACTGTTTTGGGCGATTTTGAAGGGCTCCATCTGATTTTAGATGGTTACGTGTAAGTCCTAATTTAAAAGTCTCTGCTCTATTTTGAGTGCTTCCTCCCGATTTGAATGATGGATCTTTCCTACAATGACAGTAATGAGAGTATCATTCATGTAATTTTGGATCGAATAACATGCGTGTCTGTCTTTCATTAATAACATACTAAATGGGCTGGGGAAATGATCTTTATTTGTTGACCtaatgttttgaaaacatttgcTGACATTTAGGAACGTAAAAAGAGATACGAGAGGTGTTCTCTGACGTCAACTTgggaaaatcaaagcaatctgGAAACTCCTTTTAGTCTTCTTCACGTCATTCAAACGTCATTCAATGTTCTAAAAACACTtttaaaggaaacaaacttTGGAAAGGGTTGAAATTTATCATAGTCCGAGTATTGTttgcatttaaatattttaattctaacACGGTGATTGCCTCTAAATTTAGCCCAATTAAGTTGTGAGAAACTTGCCGGTATCTCTTTAACAAGGCAGGATATTTTTTCTCCAACAACACTTACTGAGAAAACTCCcaattgtgtttattttccaaataaatgaCTCTCTCTCCGTTTTAATTAACAGAGTGTAATTAACTTTGCATCTCATACTGATCTCTCTTTAAATTGAATCGTTTCTTTGCTTTATGGAGAAAGCTTTGCGGGAAAAAATTCGCTCCTACGCGAATTTGATAGAAGTTTCTACGTGCCACGGTTTGACACACACACGTATTAATTAAATATGCTCAAGGTCTCTTCAATTCCAAAATTAATTACCTCAGCACCTTTCTCGATAAAATCTTACAAAAAATTTGCGCAAATGCATATTTGACACCAAACGTAGATAACTTCTAAGTGCTTGCGAATTTGCATTTAATAATGattaaaacagaaatgaattcACGATAAAATGTATTTACAGACTTATGTGTATACATCCGTCTTCACTTAAATACCGATTTGTTTCTACTCCATCAAGTGAATTTTCCGTTAGTCCTTAGTCCAAAGCTTCTTAAATCGGTGGAAGCCACAAGGAATTTAACCtatacaatattttttgttgttgggCGGGCAGGAGTGGGCGAACGACAAGATTTTCCCTCGGGGTCATCAAATATTGCACGAACGAGTCTTGCAGACAGTGCCCTACCGCTAGCCAATTTTGCTAGCCAAGTTCTAATAAAAATCGTTTCCTTTTTCCTCCCTTGAGTATCAATTCGCTGATCAGCCGATGTAAAAGCGAAAATCGCACAGTAATCTGATAACtgaatttcctctttttgtcCGTTTTCGacaaattttaatatttgacAGACCTCCAGGcataacaatattttctttgttgacGACAAAAACAGATCGCAGATTACCTTTTTGGAGCTGGCCAGGTGGTCATTTTCAATATTAGATCGAGGCAAACGTGCAGACAACGCGAACATGTTTTAATCACATACTTTGAGTGAAGTGAACtccttttaaaaattaacaaacacaACCGAtgaaaaaggtaatttaatttttgttgtaaatGTACGACTCGTCTACATTTCAATTTCGATCGCACACTgcacaatgtaaaaaaaaaagttctttatCATAGATTTACTTCAGGAGTCGTGTAGCGAgtattttatcatgtttatAGCTTGCcttaattataaactgaaacaaaaccaGATGGATGCTTATCAATGATACTTTTAAAAAACCcgaaataaaaattgaacagTGACTCTTTATTTGTACATAAACAATAGAAGTCGAACGAAATTCACCCCAATTTTTACAAAGCTGATGGGAATTCTTCCTAAGTTTGTTCGTCTACAACTAATTGACTTGTATGGAAGCTGGAGGCTTCAGTCGAAACGAAATGCCTGCAGGAGAATTTCTATGGAGACTTTATTTTTGATCGCCCTTAATATTGTTGTTTGTCAAAATCTATGAATGAGTTAAACATTTGGAATTGTCAACTGCACGATTTCTAAAACATAATTTAATGCTGCTCTTATTAATAAAATCCCCTATTGTTTGACGGGAAAGCTTTGCTTTTGGATGTTCAGATTACAGCATCGTAAAGTTTTCGTTCTTTTTCGCTTGACTGCCATCTTTCGCGTGATTCTTCCATCGCGCGAGATTGCCGTTTTACACGCATGCGTCAAATTCTCTGTGACGTCATAGAGTCACGGTCTTACCTTCGTTTGTGGCTGTAATCTGTACGCAAAGTCGGTTTGGTAGAAGGTGCGTTCTTTAGGTGAGTAATTTCTCGGTTATTTTAATCTCAGACAACTaagaacagttttatttgcCACTTTCTAGAGGTAGAAGTATTTTAAACCAACCCTATTTTGCAAAAATTGGGCATTCTTGCTCAATTGTCCTTTACGCAAAACCTAATGTTTGTTGTTAAATCAAGCGACTTCTGGCAGCACTTTAGCCACCTGCACACACCATTTCCTTACGAGCCGACCTGAATGCCTTCAACGAGCGAGTGGAAGTCAGCGAAgcaaatttgtattttttttttttcccgactAATTGAGGTATTTCGCCGCGAATCGTCAAGGCTAAATTCGCTTTTGAATGTATAGCTTAAGATGAGATGATAGGATTTGGGTGCTTGAGCGCTTGTTCCCTTCGAAGGGAATTCAAACGACAAACAGTGCCCTCCTCCAGCTGTTTCAGATCTCTTCTCGCGTTTTATTTACTGGCAAAAAAAGGGCATAAAATTTCCATCACCGAGAATGGGCTAACAAAACCATGAGTTGTTTGAATTACGCGACAAAGAGGTTCGCGAGGCGCTCCTTACGTTTGTTGACATGTTTAATGTTTTATACATGCGAAGCGTTCGGCTCTCCAGGAGGAAATGTAGCTCGATTAAATCCAAAACGGAAGGTTTTCCCTTCTCATACTGAAATTTGATTCAACAAAAGCGTCAATGGTAAAGCGCGCAAATCAATTGGGATTGCCGTTTAAAGTCTAGTTGACTAGTGAAAAGTAGCAGGGTACGCATTGCGTAAAAAATCGATCTACTTTTGAGGATTTGTGGTATAGTCACTTAGCGGCATCAAGATGAGAAGTTTCTGGTAAATCGTGCTCTCGTATTGTACCTACGCATATGCATCCTTTAGGTGCTCCCAGGACAATTCTGGGCATCTTGGTACCTTTTGGGATCGAAGTAT from Pocillopora verrucosa isolate sample1 chromosome 2, ASM3666991v2, whole genome shotgun sequence includes the following:
- the LOC131786672 gene encoding trafficking protein particle complex subunit 12, which translates into the protein MGQGSSKESYKNAVKKLSSIELANIEAVFNEISTKREDGTRHVELSLINRQDFAERFRLPGFIAERLFHAFDRNESGTIDLEEFIGGIALCLHGKVKDKCRLLFHIFNLSDDDGVSRDELTAVLLSSLESAHVILDNVEETEQPTEGNNTDKLIETVSRIVSDAFDTCNVSKTGKLSAKEFEHWLYRNPKIMDNVFGWQCPSPEEGQWMNESSPEASPTKTKFTSILSDESVQSVEIQGVPSEQSDNRTLSDLFSSNTSTSGDAEGHSFFDSLVAPAASDPFSQIGGQTFPPSVVFSEPIHQPSEKQSAPEPAQGDLGFKVVNNQDTIQQDSEQWPPFQGAETPMPPVAPILSQTSVAHDDPLNAMQNQESSNLKLEITKEQKLPSAPPTPEGEWVRSKQTEAERRSSAWIATPQTNQFLVTIGSGMLNPADVDQQFLTSPGLVIEGPQVDPVKELMSKFMGEQDAENRKTLSVDSVPLDESGLRELLRQQCWRAALEFTTRFLTAHGQGVGQKGQRALHTHKTLQVWFCRIALMFKLQMFSTAEVELEAFGSFNQPDLFYEFYPDTYPGRKGSMVPFSLRVLHAELPQYMGRPKDALDNLYELQRKCSRIQKNLQDNLTEDGGQGEMTPENRLAAIELWITREVRVLYSIGNCFLGMKDYSLAVTVFKSIMDKDPSCEFNLLSGIGRIYLQLGDLETAQSYFKQVESKATGDPNSLSSVVMNKGLLALSAGSYDEAHRHFVAATKLDPYSSVAINNVAVCLLFLGKLKEALSLLERIIWKDPKTNLQEGLLFNLCAIYELESSHSMQKKQKLLELVAKHRGDGFNTSFLKIA